The following is a genomic window from Neodiprion lecontei isolate iyNeoLeco1 chromosome 4, iyNeoLeco1.1, whole genome shotgun sequence.
AAGTTAAACGCGCGCAAGGAAATAGTGAGTAAGTTACATGCACTTTAACGctttttattattgaattgaatattgCGCTTAAgttctgaaaattgaatcaataGCTTATTAGATATATTTTTACTTGCACTCTTTGACACAGTTTTGGAGAATATGCGTAAGTTCCCTAATTTATGCTCTACTGAATCAATTATCATTTGCTGTATGTTTCAACTTCCAATTTTCAACACTTACCACACGTTAATCATAACATGCAATAGAATTGATTTCGCAAACAAAAACAGTCCTTCTGACgcattgaatttgaattattttattagtaggcattattattattattaataataataataataataataataataatcacaaaCAAACTGAGCGTACCTTTTCGGTTAACGTCCCCATAAGCAGTTAGCTTGTGCGTAGTGAGAGTGGGATGGGTTAGTAACCATCATTATGCGTCTGCAGCAATCTCAACATATCCAAAACCTTGCTTAGGTGTAGCCGGACCTATTTCGAACCTCAGCTTGTCGATATGGCGCCTAAACTAGGTACTCGTCTTACAATTTTTGCGAGCTGCACTGAGGATTTGAACTAAAGTCCTCTCATTTCACAGTTTTGCACCCTACTATGGTCCGCAATAATTTTCCTAAAACACTTTTAACGTTCTTctatttattgaatttcatatttttcaaattagaCCTACAGTCTAATATCAATCGGGATTTTCTTGAAGTTATGAATTTATCAGAATAAATAGGAGACGTATCGTTTTTCTAAAATACTATACAATTTggcatgaaataattttgtacttTCATACTTTTGTGCATGTAATAACTCTTCTCGAATTATCAATCAGTGACGAAATCAAACTATTTTTAGCATGACTTTACTAGAAAAGATGGATAAACAATtctaatattaatatatgaaGGGTTGAGTGCCAGAGTAGCCTAACTCACATTCTCGATAAGGCTTGTTTCAAATTGCTTAGTATAGTTGAAGTGAGTTTTATCGACAATGTGGTTTAGGCTACGCTGGCACTGAACCTTTCATATATTCATCTATTCTTATCATGATTTGATGTTTGAATGTTTCCGGAATATATCTGATACATCTGGCGTTAGTACCAGATCATGATATATGTGACATCAGAACGGAGCATGTGAAAATATCGCTATTCATTGAAATAACAGGCTCATAAGTTGCGAaacagtatttaaaaaatagatattatttttgttttggcAAAATGTCCAGGTTTTGCCATGAGGGGGATGACACGTTCACGCAGCGGCGAAGAGCCGTTGCTAGATTACGCAACTCACACCCCATTAGTTCAACCACAAACTCATCAGCCGAACCCTCTGAGCTATTGAGGACATCTTCATCCGGCGATGTTCATAATTTGCCGTCCGCCGTTGTCATGACTCAAGGAAGAAGAGTGAAGACGTCGTTGCAAAGACTGCAGCAACAGCAGGACGAGATGTTTCAGTTGTAGCAATTACGGTCGACTTGCGCTATATGTGTAAGGACTTAGGTTTTGGGTAATGAGGTAGATATATTGGCGAAAGCAGTGCtggattataaataatttcgcACCACACTTAATAGCTTAATATGAAAATGATGATCACATCGAGTATCTTCACGTCATGTCACGGCATGAATGACATTGAAGTACCAAACATACATTcatacgtgtatatttatacatacacctatatgtaatgtatatgtatgtatattcatgTTTGCAGTGTAATTTATACACTTGACAAGATAATAagcgttaatttttttttttgacattggTGTCCAGCACTAGAACGCTTCAGACTAGCCGTTTCTTATTGAAGAATGTTTGAATAGAGATTACGTGAGGTATAATTGTTGCAAGCAACAGGGTAAGTGAATtccctttatttttttaaaccaattACGTTAGGTTATTCGTTTTTGAGTGAACCGTCGCTCGCAGaggtttcaatttattttctatttattgtttttgtttcgttttctgtttataaatataaatttaatatcttaccactgttgaaaattttgttaaaaaaatgttaattttattgaactgATCCCAAATATCAGTTATGTACATAGTCCGATATACGTTGGCAAGTATTTTCTTACTTGCAACAATTATGCTCAAATAACGTTGACTTATTAAGGATAAAAGATAGATGAAGTATTAGTGTTGAACCTTCTGATGCCTTACATATATTGTATCCAGTCTTGAACGAATTGAAAGTTAATTTATCTTTAATTAGCTTATCATACCAACTTACCGTGCTGTTTGGTGGTAATCTACATGATATTTGCAAATTCTTGGCAACttgttcatttattatttgaaaataaagaaaatcaaaaaaagaattaaaaagaagaaagaatctatttaatgaatgatattttgCTTGGATACTGTGAATTTATGCtgtgaagaaatttcaaaaataaatgttataATCCATATGGACACATTGTAGATTTCCAACTTCCAAGCTTCAGTAATAATAGATTATAAAATATCCATACATTATAAAGAATATATACATTTGATGCTTGGTAAAATTGTTAAGCTGAAAAATTATGCAGTTCACTATTCAATTTAACGAATTAGTAagttattttgaagaaaaggTAGCCACTGTTATTTTCCGCcgaatttattttactttctgcaagtttttaaaattagcTTTCTTGTTTTACGCAGTAATTTGCAAGAAGAATAGATTCATTTAAGTATCAGcagaaatgaaatagaaactTAATTCTGTTGAAAccaaattgaatataaataatatttactcGAATGTTATAATTACTCAGTAACAAATacctatttatttttactttcctcgcgtatgaaatataaatatacaatatattattttatataagtGCAAAATATCTGTAATCTTTGTATAACAAACTAGGTAAGAACTTcaaaatttcgcaaaaaaattattctttcatcTCAGTATGTGTTTCCAATATAAACTTTAGTTTactacggttttttttttttagaaaatgaaaactgagAAGCCCTTGCATAATAATGTATGGACATAGATCATTTTTGTAATGTAAATTTCTATGTTTGCACAAAAATAAactgttatattattatacataatgaTATACAAAGGTGTATATAGGTAAGTCTATATtcatagaaaagaaaataatattgtaaagAATCATAAAAACGTGTACATGAACTATAAATTACATagaataatttgtaattactGTACAATGTATGTATCTATGTGTATAAGTTCTGATTCAACTGGTTCTGTTTTGTTTGCTGGGCAAAGTAACATTTACCTTGCGAATAATACGCATAAACaattactgtaaaaaatattaattataattatggaaaagttttatagtcagaattataattatgttaCAGAACAATTATTGGTTTTCAAAATCTTGTCCTTCGCCCGATCTCCAGGAGATTGCCTTCTGTTTATTATCAGACTTTATAAAACTTAACAAGAAGACTACTTAAATAACTGAGCATGATCTTTTGAAATTGACATCACGAGCTGTATGATTCATTAGGATTATAGCTGTGAAAAtaggtacaatatttacacCTGTATGTAGGACAATTTCCTTAGAAAGGAGCATGCTAATGGCTTGCCAAGTTTCATAATTGAGGTGTATCGACTGCATACCAAGCAATTTTTACATAGCATTTTGCACTTACATTCTAATTGTCATATGCCAAGGATGCACGGTACACTTTTCAATTATGGTTCATTAGGACTCACCAGTGAGTTCGTCACTCTGGTTACATTcgttataataaaaaatgtccatTCTGCTTTAATCTATCGCataaagtgtaaaaaaaaacaaaagaaaaaaaaaaccttgttACTTGGTGCAATCTTAGATATAGTCTATAAACATCGTCATAATATTATGCTATAGTATGGTATTACTGTCATccaaataaatatgtaaactATATTACTATAAATGACCTAATTTGTTGGACGATACAagtttatattaaataaaatagcaATACATGCAATTAGCTCGACATAGATTCCTTCTGCACTGACCAAAAAAGAAAGCAGAGAACGCATGTAAGCGTGAAATGATTgccaaatttttataatttgtgGCGTTCACAAGTCTTACAATTTAGTACCTGAAATGCAACACGGCAGATATTCATACAATCGGTTTGGTCTGCAACACTGTGTACTTTAGTTGTCGCTattattttagtaaaatttGTTATAATTAATACAGATAATCAATAAAACAAAGATTATGAAATACTATTTGTCATGTTATATCGCAGCTGTATTACATGTTGGTATTTCTATTGCATCCAACGTAAAATGTTTGTATCTATTGTAGTATCATGTATGAGAATAAGTTAATACGCAGTTGGTACGAGCTTGTTGAATTATCCATCTTACGATACCAAGTTAGTAATTAGTTTCCTACAAATGTCCATTGAGCAATCTCTGTATCTTctgatcatttttcattatcccAGCTTTTACTTGGCGTATTTTATCCAACTGAACTTTGATATTACCTTCGATGTCTTTGAGAGTTCCTTTCATGGGTTCTATAAACTCCTCTGTTGAGCTGtcataacaataacaaaatttatgcgtattttatataattatttggaATATTATTACTGCTTTAACAAGAGTGCGACAGTGctgtttaaatattatataattttttaatactgaGTAATTATAGGTGCGCTGATGAATGGAGATAGTTGTCGACTATTATTTACTCACATTTGCTCCTGGCGTAATTGTTCACTCAATTGATTATATTGACTTCGCCATTCATGGAGTTCCCTCTGCATCATCTCTACATCTTCCTGTTAAGCAAATACAGGTCGTTGAATGCATGCAGGTTGAAAAGACTGTATCTTTGCAAATGAATAAAATGGACGTAATTTTCTGCAGCCTTGTATGGTCTCAATCAAAATGCTATATAACtacaaaagtaattttttaccTGTAAATAATCCAAGAGTTTACCCAGTGGGTTTGTCGCTCGCGTCAAAGTTTGAATAGAACTTCgcaatttatcaatttcttttattgCTGTTTCACGATCTCTTCTTGATCCTGCTTCCCATTCCTATAACAATATACACGTGAATTTTATTCTATGGATTTGGAAATATACTCAGATACTACTGGTCTGAGATACTGGTGCATCAGAAGATTGATTTGAGAAAGTAGCGGGGACTTGAAAACTTAGCCGGTTAAACGTGATGTTCAGTATGTGATCAGATATTCAAATATGCTCACAATCTCCACCTTCTTGGGCATAACATCGACGTTGTCCGTATTGATTAACTCTCTTTGAGTCTCCAAAATTTGAGCTACCAGATGTCCATGTTCTTCCGAAAGCTGACTTTCAGTCCTAGCTAATCCATCGATGTTTAGGGAATCCCCACTCCCACCTGTCTCCATTACAACCATATCATCAACGTCATCTTCCTCTtttgtgtcaaaattttctACGATTACATTAACAGTGCCCATTGGAgttctgaaatgaaaaaaaagcacattagaaaaaaatacatatgtgTTAATGTCTAATTACTTTATTATCAATAACCAATGATCCTTAGGATTACGTTATATCTTCATTTAAAATGAATTCAGTTTTTGATCGCATCCTAGGAGCTGCAGGTCTAGCGCTCATTGGCCTGGCACTGGGAGGACGCAGTGAAGTTTTTGATCTCACTACTGTCGTCTCAGGAACTCTATAAGCAAACCACAGTAATAGTTTGAAAACTTTACAAACATTGTTTTCGTTTCATTACCAGATTATAAAAACACTATCGAGCTATTCATTAATATTGAACTATATACTTATTAGACTGACATTGCTGTATTTGCAGAATCGTCTGGGGGACCTGCAGGCTTTGGTGGTGGAGAACCTGGATGCTCAAACGTATACtgtttttgtaatttgtttGGTACTGTATCTGATTTCGATGATTTATGATTTGGTGACAGCAGGCTACTTGCTTCTCTTACTTTGTTCCCAGCTGAAGATTTCGGTTTCGATTCACCTTCTAAGGGAGCTGAGTTTTTTTCTGCACTTCTCTTTGTCCTACCATCAGAATGTGAGCTTCTACGAGAACCATCATCATTCGCGCTTGTTTTTCCCCTTATTTCAGCAGATTGTCTTGTTTCTGGTTCTGATATTCTATCAGGCGGTTGTTCCGTTTGGTTATTACCTTGTTGCGATTTTACTTGCTTGTCTATCGGCGAGTTGGTGTTACGCAACGAAGATTCCGTCATTTTATGAGTAGGTGAATTTGTTGAATCTGATAAAGCAGGTTTGGTTTTTGGGGAGTCTAACGTTCTTGGTGATGAAGGATCTTCCTTGGGTTGAACTGACGCTGAGCGTCTTTGTCGCCTCACCGAAGATGGCCGTTTTTCTTCCTTGgactaaaaataatttagttATACAATCATTGGGCGACATTACAAGAGTTATGGATAATATGTTTGTCAAATGACTAAATCTTTTATAAAATCGTCATGGCGGTGTTCAAAACAATGGAAGAAAATACTTTCTtatcgatcaaagtaaaaaaagaaaaggctCTACGATACAAAAGGTAAACAAAATACGACGCTCAACCTATATCTAAAATAGATTATCTACTCTAACTCCTATATCAACATCTCTTTACCTCAGCAGAAGGAATTTCAAcgatcttttcttttttatccccACCCttattttttgctttattctctttttcctGTTCGTGTAGTTTTTCTCGTCTATTCTCAGCACGGGTTTTAACTTCTTTGGGTGCATTTTTGCTGGTGCTTGTAGACTTTTTCTTTTGATCAATCGGAGGCTTCTCTTTTTCCACTGGTTTTCTAGATTGTGAAGACTGTCTAGACACTGGCTTCTTAGACTCATCTTTAGCAACCAGTTTTGATTTCACTGGCCCCTTAGATCTACCATTACTATTTTTATAGTGCTCTATTGCTTCTGCGCTGCTGATCTATTGTGAAAGATAAACAATTACACAGTGATACCATTTTGAACATTGGGTTTACCATTTTACGAATAACtagaaattattgtgaatacCTTTTTGTCAAGGGCTTTTCCAATCGCTTGCAGTAACTCATTGGTTCGAGTGGGTTCATGTCCAGCGATGATCTTACTGGGTCGTACCATGAGGTTATTTCCAGTAATCAACTCTGAAATGTTTAACTTATTATGTTAGCTATCTAGAATAATCAGGAAAAATATGACCATCTAGATAATTTGTGTCTTCGTTTCACTTACTCACAACGTCAATCAGTTTTGTTAAATACGCAAGCTTGGAGTCTTTGTCTTTTATATTTTCGGAATTCAATTCATCTTCTGTAAAAAGACCATCGAGAAATCCAGTTTCTCTAATTACCTTTAACATTATAAGAACGTTAAGCACAATAAATTAGCAgaataatttcaaagtttttattttaaataaggGTGAGcaattatgaaaaatgaattaaatgtaaaaaagCGCGTAATATTAACTAACAGTATTACCGATGAGACTATATCATGTAGAAATCTAAAAGGTGGTTtctttaacaatttttccgtGAGTGGtggttttttaaaatatttcccgAGAATATCTtgagtttttttaattacttccGGCTTTACGTCTTCCGTCATTttctattatatattatggAAATAAAATACGACGTTTCAAATGTTGAAATAGATTTGACAGGGCGATGTTGTATACGTATCGGTTGCTGTTGGCGACGGATCACGTGATCAGATCTATAACCACGTGATCTTCCTCCACTGAAATGCCTTCCTCTCGTCACGCGCAGGGCAGCCAACATTACAAACTCGAattgaattgtgaaaaaaagcttagcgataaagaaaaatacgatatttcttataaaattaacgATGGTTATagcatttgaaaataaaattcccttTTGGCTCatgttattttcatcaaaatatcTTCGGAATTGAGAATCTTTGCTTCACAAAGGCGTGCCCCTTTATGTAGGCCATTTTGTAATGCGTCGTGTCCCAAGGTGGACGTTCCATCAGGGGCAAATGTTCgtgtttatacattttttcccaGTCTTACTTTAATATTGACACATTATTTATTCCAAACTGAAACACAAACTGGTATTGCTGTTTAGATTTAGGATAATAAAGTGTTTTGTACATGAAACAAACACGCTGAGCAACGTCTAGATCACAGGTATCGTAGTGCGAGGTTGCAAGTAAAGAGATCTGGAAAACCATTGATCATCGCTGCGTCGGATGTCAGGGAGATTCTCTCCCGTTAGACTGAAAGCATGCCGCGTGTTATAGGTAATTACCCGTCCCCGATGATTACCAATCGGTGCCTTTCGTTCATACGTATATTTTGGTTAAATCGACGAATTCACGCCATTATACATGTTGTCTGTTACAGAAATCGTAAAGATAGAACATCCCGTCCCGTCAGGGAATGTCGAGGAGGCTGTTGAACTATTGTTTGGTATGTAGTGGCGTAGTTGCCGAAAGTGATTGTTAATACTGTTATTCTATTACTACGTATCTTTTCTgtaatacaaataaaattttctacgaTAGACGGGTAAACTAACCATCTGTTCAACACCTGTTTGATTTCTATTGTAGGCGACTCACAAAACGAAAATGCCATACAGGCTGCAGATGCTCAGGAGGAGATTGAACTACTCAACGGACAGTGTAAGGATAAAATGAGTGTATTTTTAGCACCTCAAAcaattattatgtatacgtatataattcaATACATGCGTACTAATGTACATTGAcatcataatatacattgacgtagaatttttatttaataacacGAAAGGCGGCTCCTTTGAAATGGTAATAAGTTATTAGGCAAAAAATTGGATACAATTAATtcttcaataataattgacTCAAAAACATGCAAAAAATATCAGTTATTCTATGTGTCACACAAAGTGGGATTCTAGAATTTGAGATGGCTTTTGCGAATGACGTCACAAGTAGTTTTCGAATCTGATTTACTTACAATGATGAGCATCCCATATTCGATAACATTGTCAAGTAGTTCTTTACTACTAAAGTTgatcagatatttttttaaatgagcAATGTAAATATCAATGACTTAGTAAGTTACTGTTACAGATGAAGTTTTTTATACTAATACATGTGTTTCCATTACAGCTGGGTCAGACGAAACTGAtcatataattgaaattataacaGACTACGAATGTGTTACCTGTCGCCGTATATTCAAATCAGAAGATGTAAGTTCAGTTACCATTTCTGTATCCTAATAAGTATGCTGTAACGAGAACTGAGCAAATTAGTATTCCATACCTTTTATTAAAACCAATTTTATGTGATTATACTTAAATTCAACATCAAGCTTTTCTGTGCTAGTCTTTACAACGTAAAGAAAATCTGTGCCTCCCATGATTCTGACCATAAGAATCCTAATTCTAACAGTAATATTATGTACATTTTTACTCAATTCTACAGTTGCTAAAGGATCATTTGGATGTATGTCGAGACGAGGATGACCGTTCAGATGCTTTAGAAATCGGACAAATAACTGGCTATGATTCAGACGACGAAGAGTACGTCGAAGAACCAGATGACGTCAGCCAAATTTCAGATGGTAAGTGTTAATACGGGTGCAATCATTTGCACAAACTTTTGTGGCGTGTGTTAGTAGCATTCACTAACAATTtactattcattttttttccaggcGGCAATACACCAAGAAACAACAATCTTGCAGCAGCGATAAAACCTGTGTCCGTCGACAAGTGTCATTGTTGTGGAGAGGATTCATTAACGGCACATACTGACGGATGTTTGAAGTGCGACCACtgtgaattttctttcaaaaaactttcTGCTCTGGAAAGGCACATGGTTGTGGTTCATTGGATACAACAAAACTTCACTTGCAAAGTGTGCGACCTTGCATTTGCCAATAAGAAAAGCCTAACCAAGCATCATTACACTGTTCATGCGAAACATCAAGTCTTTAAGTGAGTGAATTATTTTGGACAATTTTTACACTATTTGTTTAAGAATTGATGATAAAAAGCACTAGCCAAGAAACATCTTTGAAAGAAAGACCTATTcagaattttaataattttttgaatttttttaggtgTGAACGTTgtgacaaatatttttcaagaaagtATCATTTGGATAGACACGTTATGCAAACTGGTTGCGACGGTATATCTCGTGCTGGTTTTGCTTGCCAAGTAAGTTTCGCATTTTTAGATATCATTATTAATGTCAGATAACTGCAATTTGCacgttaaaaatatatttgtaaacACTACCCAGAGGCTCTGGTGTATGATATCGAATCCAACTTTTGATTGCAGGTTTGTCATAAGGAATTCACGCGCAAAGATAACTTACGAGAACACTTGCGTATGCATGCAGGAGCGCCGCAGAGGCAGAAAAAACAGGCATGTGCACATtgtccaaaaaaattttacacaaatcAACAATTAGTCATTCATGAGCGTACGCATACAGGAGAACGCCCAGTTGCGTGCGATCTGTGTCAAAAGAGTTTCCAGTCTCTTCCAGCCATGAAAAAACATCGACGTGTTCACACGGGCGAGAAACCATTCCAGTGCAAATTTGTAagtctaaatattttttgaacttATATACTTTGACAGGAAATATTACGCTCTATCAACGTACGCATAATGAGTAATAGcctaaatttatgtataactACGTATCCAATATAGATTGACTATGCATAATTTAGGTTTTGGTTTGAAAACAAGCGAAACGcttagaaaaattattgttagcTTACGCATACTTGTGTTTGTTATTACTACTCTTTGAGTCATTGAATGAAAAGATATaacaatgaaagaaaaactttaCATCCCAACTACATGTATGCCATCAATTTAATTACAAGCAAACAATAAGGATATGAAGAACGATCAAAGTAAGTTTCAATGCAAACGTATTAAGTAATGTAAAATATAGGGGCATTTCAACCAAAACCGACAAATATTAGTCCACGTTTTTcccaaaactttttcaaaattttgataaactaTTTTATCGCGtaaacagagaaaaattcacaccaattttcaatctCTTATATAAACATAACGAAAACTGCCTCAAAgagtcaaattttcatttaatttactatttatttcaattagttTGCCCATCTATTGACGCTTACTTAGTGATGTaattaattttagaaaaaaggTAAGTACGTACGGTAATATCTACTATATTCATCAAGACAGATGAAAAACATGTTTCCCGGCTGTATTATTTATCAAACACTGAATTAAATTACTCGGTGAAGCGTAAGCTAATAATCATTGTCGTTTCTTGAGCTATACTAACTGAAAGTTCTTCCACCGTAGAATGGGAAACATTGATATGTGCAGTGTGCTACTATACAACTGCCTCTATGTGTGTGAATTTTTCTCtataaaatttagaaatttacCTAGTATCattatgataaaaattaaaatcgtgGAAATGAATGACCTAAATGGTTTGTCGGTTTTGGATTGAGTACCCCTGTATTTGATTAGAGATTAAAcgtgtttttgaaaatattatggacttatgaaattaaaaatgattaacaatacaaattatacataaatattttacattctAAACTTGAAGAGTTACACCAAAGCTACGTTTATTACATATTgctctctatatatatttattatcacTGCTTTCTGTTTATCAGTTCAATCCAACCATCAAAAGACTTGTCGCGTGATACTTGTGTGACTATTCAAATGAGATTCAGTTTTTTTGCTAGTCACTTTACTCGCGTAGAAAGTGTCTTTCTCTTAAATTTATCAATGTAAATAATACTGACAAATCAAACGTACCCTAATGAAGACAAGTGATATACGCTGTGAAATAGCACtcattttttactacaatATGTGGTAGTAATGATGATTCTTGATCAAACATTGTATGCTATTATTACTAGCAAAATTTAGACAGTAGCTTAATCGAATATATTCTGTTTCCCTTTCAGTGTGACAAAAGATTTGCGGCACGTGAAACTTTGAATCGCCATCATCGTACACACACGGGAGATAAACCACATGTATGTCAGTATTGTGGTAAAACATTCATACAAGCAGTCCAGCTGCGGGCGCACGTATTTCATCATACAGGAGAACATGCATTTTACTGTGACGTTTGCGGTAAAGCCTTTAATCGCAAAACTAGACTAACCGTACACATGAGATTCGTTCATCAAGGAGCTGCACCATTCGAGTGTGACTTGTGCAAGAAAGCTTTCATCCGTAAAGAAGACCTTTCAAGACATTACGTTCTTCATACTGGAGTTAAACGTAAGCTGATTTCACAATTCCTTATACTTATACACGTATGTGATATAATGGTTGGAGGTGCGTGCACCTAGCGAGTAGAATTGTAAATTCATGAATTGCACCTCATTTCAGCACACAAATGTGACAAATGTTCGAA
Proteins encoded in this region:
- the LOC107223644 gene encoding TRAF3-interacting protein 1 isoform X1; protein product: MTEDVKPEVIKKTQDILGKYFKKPPLTEKLLKKPPFRFLHDIVSSVIRETGFLDGLFTEDELNSENIKDKDSKLAYLTKLIDVVKLITGNNLMVRPSKIIAGHEPTRTNELLQAIGKALDKKISSAEAIEHYKNSNGRSKGPVKSKLVAKDESKKPVSRQSSQSRKPVEKEKPPIDQKKKSTSTSKNAPKEVKTRAENRREKLHEQEKENKAKNKGGDKKEKIVEIPSAESKEEKRPSSVRRQRRSASVQPKEDPSSPRTLDSPKTKPALSDSTNSPTHKMTESSLRNTNSPIDKQVKSQQGNNQTEQPPDRISEPETRQSAEIRGKTSANDDGSRRSSHSDGRTKRSAEKNSAPLEGESKPKSSAGNKVREASSLLSPNHKSSKSDTVPNKLQKQYTFEHPGSPPPKPAGPPDDSANTAIVPETTVVRSKTSLRPPSARPMSARPAAPRMRSKTEFILNEDITTPMGTVNVIVENFDTKEEDDVDDMVVMETGGSGDSLNIDGLARTESQLSEEHGHLVAQILETQRELINTDNVDVMPKKVEIEWEAGSRRDRETAIKEIDKLRSSIQTLTRATNPLGKLLDYLQEDVEMMQRELHEWRSQYNQLSEQLRQEQISTEEFIEPMKGTLKDIEGNIKVQLDKIRQVKAGIMKNDQKIQRLLNGHL